The Candidozyma auris chromosome 1, complete sequence genome includes a region encoding these proteins:
- the RPN6 gene encoding proteasome regulatory particle lid subunit RPN6 translates to MSDHIESIEQARTAASQKKYEEAESKYWSVINAKVETGDQKERTKLLQDQEVAILELGKVYQELKNYEKLHTLISDSRSVLGGFAKSKTAKIVKSLVEDFDAIPGALDVQITSIKQSIEWAIQSKLSFLRQQLQLKLSAKFYTKGSYQEGLKIITELLREYKKLDDKSSLVEVQLVESQIYHALRNIPKSRAALTSARTSANSIYCPTILQAELDCQSGILNAEDKDYKTAFSYFYESFEGFNSQSDERAIVVLKYMLLTKIMLNLIDDVKTILNNKNVIKYQSKDIDAMKAIATAYSNRSLKEFENALLAYSAELKSDPIIKNHFNALYDNLLEQNLLKIIESYSVVELSHISKSIGLNLQQVEGKLSQMILDKVFYGVLDQGNGWLIIYDEPRKDASYEAALSLVKNLSGVVDLLSEKASALN, encoded by the coding sequence ATGTCTGACCACATAGAATCGATAGAGCAGGCGAGAACGGCAGCTTCACAAAAAAAGTACGAGGAGGCTGAATCTAAATACTGGCTGGTGATCAACGCCAAAGTTGAAACAGGCGACCAGAAGGAGAGAACGAAGTTGTTGCAAGACCAAGAGGTAGCAATTCTCGAGTTGGGCAAGGTATATCAGGAGCTTAAAAACTATGAGAAATTGCACACGTTGATCAGTGACTCGAGATCTGTGTTGGGTGGGTTTGCCAAATCGAAAACTGCCAAGATCGTGAAGTCTTTAGTAGAGGACTTTGATGCTATTCCAGGCGCTTTGGACGTGCAAATCACCTCAATCAAGCAATCTATCGAGTGGGCCATACAGAGCAAGTTGTCATTTTTGAGGCAGCAGTTGCAGTTGAAGTTGTCTGCCAAATTCTATACTAAGGGTTCCTACCAGGAGGGCTTGAAGATTATCACAGAATTGTTGAGGGAatacaaaaaattggatGATAAGTCGTCTTTGGTAGAGGTGCAGTTGGTCGAGTCACAAATTTACCACGCATTGAGAAATATTCCCAAATCAAGAGCTGCGTTGACCAGTGCTAGAACATCTGCCAACTCTATTTACTGTCCTACGATATTGCAGGCCGAACTCGATTGCCAAAGCGGTATTTTGAATGCAGAAGACAAAGATTATAAGACCGCCTTCTCTTACTTCTATGAATCTTTCGAGGGATTCAATTCTCAGAGCGACGAGAGAGCCATCGTGGTGTTGAAGTACATGTTATTAACGAAAATCatgttgaacttgatcGATGATGTCAAGACAATTCTCAATAATAAGAACGTCATCAAGTATCAGTCAAAGGACATCGATGCAATGAAAGCCATCGCTACAGCATACTCAAACAGATCCTTGAAGGAATTTGAGAATGCTTTGCTCGCATATTCTGCGGAGTTGAAGTCCGATCCCATCATTAAAAACCATTTCAATGCCTTGTATGATAACTTGTTGGAGCagaacttgctcaagatcatcgagtCATACAGTGTGGTCGAGTTGTCACATATCTCCAAAAGCATCGGCTTGAATCTTCAACAGGTCGAAGGCAAATTATCGCAAATGATTCTAGACAAGGTGTTTTACGGGGTTTTGGATCAGGGAAATGGCTGGTTGATCATCTACGATGAACCGAGGAAAGACGCCTCTTACGAGGCTGCCCTCAGCTTGGTCAAAAATTTGTCGGGAGTTGTAGACTTGTTATCTGAAAAGGCTTCTGCTTTGAATTAG
- the NUP84 gene encoding Nup84p: MEESTIFADPLSEPAETQFARVLENYRLGNAGDDPFAIVKSFTGISAKIALAMNQKLGTDEDAKSEFENWNLETKIWHLFELLYSFRLSENKQFDALSYASLRVQREAFLSKNPKLKEMLLIIQWLQYNSPGCALEPLQDSQKSKWLQTTLKAKTRALSAIANAGGNSSQLVTNIDSDAPLRENKQIAPEDTETDSVVFSQIYQILLTGDYQGASDLANETGNYTLGLILLGAIQDYYDPVVDKVPGDDEDMEIDTDQAEPSGIRHKYLWQQTVYKLSQEKNINYYERLIYSFLSGGDLTENVKFSEHSWEECLLVYLYQLLTYHILVFVEKLIPEDEKLRTVSMPTPQFQSVDDILNTISQKKNQSENPFRVIMGSIMIDQLNIFLHNAFKADQADIAQDYQLLRILTHLAVMTVILNVHDGSKTPTRIITRYISRLSDLGLEDLVPVYMTFIPDEKDVRECYSIFLSTITDPEKRARQLSILNRFDVSSAGDETPASSATEDIPDNDNKIYNVLKRTVERVMLETEDHYNQNGDVVIADTVVDPTDVKLYRAVDWLFDKDMYEDAINATKVLMRRFLLTGRVKAVQSFSANKNFKTLLKDYDFYVQTKSLDGNSPPAIVSEEVRQELLQYQDLVETLELLNQWKSFVGTDINSSQFSEFWKSKDLEKSIQKTIHKLRNLISTWFKDAATSSMDEESTEIYEEYRNIYVPYFIIELLQVLQQSRRTDWKYMRQAFNLINEIADDSANDYLQRFISCGRLNEFVCLTGDIAIVASEKGLKGIFA; this comes from the coding sequence ATGGAAGAAAGCACCATTTTCGCTGACCCTTTGCTGGAGCCAGCAGAGACTCAATTTGCTCGTGTTCTAGAGAACTACAGATTGGGCAATGCTGGCGACGATCCGTTTGCCATAGTAAAGAGCTTCACAGGTATCTCAGCAAAGATCGCATTGGCCATGAACCAGAAACTAGGAACTGACGAAGACGCGAAGAGCGAGTTTGAGAACTGGAATCTCGAAACGAAAATATGGCATTTGTTTGAGTTGCTCTACTCGTTTAGATTGTCTGAGAACAAGCAATTTGATGCTCTTTCGTACGCTTCATTGAGAGTTCAAAGAGAAGccttcttgtcaaaaaacCCAAAGCTAAAGGAAATGCTCTTGATTATACAATGGCTACAGTACAACTCTCCCGGATGTGCGCTTGAACCGCTTCAAGACTCGCAGAAActgaaatggttgcaaactACACTTAAGGCGAAAACGAGGGCCTTATCTGCAATTGCAAATGCTGGAGGAAACTCTTCCCAGCTCGTTACAAATATAGATCTGGATGCGCCATTGCGTGAAAATAAGCAGATCGCTCCGGAAGATACAGAGACCGATTCGGTTGTGTTTTCTCAGATATACCAGATCCTTCTCACAGGTGACTACCAGGGGGCTCTGGACTTAGCTAATGAGACAGGCAACTACACTCTAGGGCTAATCTTGTTGGGCGCTATTCAAGACTACTATGATCCAGTTGTGGATAAAGTACCaggtgatgatgaagatatggAAATCGACACTGATCAGGCAGAGCCCTCAGGGATTCGTCACAAGTATTTGTGGCAACAAACGGTGTACAAACTTTCTCAGGAGAAAAACATCAATTACTACGAGCGTCTTATTTATTCTTTCCTAAGTGGTGGAGACCTTACCGAGAACGTCAAGTTTTCTGAACACAGCTGGGAAGAATGCCTCCTTGTTTACCTATATCAACTACTTACCTACCATATTTTGGTGtttgttgagaagctcattcCAGAGGATGAGAAGCTCCGGACGGTGCTGATGCCAACTCCCCAATTTCAGTCCGTCGACGACATCCTCAATACTATtctgcaaaagaaaaatcaaagtGAGAACCCCTTCAGGGTCATAATGGGCAGCATAATGATTGACCAGCTCAATATTTTCTTACATAATGCATTCAAGGCAGATCAAGCAGACATTGCTCAAGATTACCAGCTTCTACGAATTCTCACACATCTAGCAGTCATGACGGTTATACTCAATGTTCATGATGGGTCGAAAACCCCAACGCGCATCATAACACGCTATATCTCAAGGCTATCTGATCTCGGATTGGAGGATCTTGTTCCTGTTTACATGACCTTCATTCCGGATGAAAAGGACGTGCGTGAGTGCTACTCTATCTTCTTATCGACAATCACAGATCCAGAAAAGAGAGCTAGACAGCTAAGCATTCTCAACAGATTCGACGTTTCGTCTGCGGGCGACGAGACCCCAGCTAGCTCTGCCACCGAAGACATACCTGACAATGATAATAAAATCTACAATGTTTTGAAGAGAACTGTCGAAAGAGTGATGTTGGAGACGGAGGATCATTACAACCAAAATGGTGACGTCGTGATTGCCGACACAGTTGTTGACCCTACAGACGTAAAGCTCTATAGAGCAGTGGATTGGCTTTTCGATAAGGATATGTACGAGGATGCCATTAACGCTACGAAGGTTCTCATGCGTCGTTTCCTTCTAACCGGCCGAGTGAAAGCCGTTCAATCCTTTAGTGCCAACAAAAATTTTAAAACTCTCTTAAAAGACTATGACTTTTACGTTCAGACGAAGTCGCTTGACGGGAACAGTCCCCCAGCAATTGTATCTGAAGAAGTTAGACAAGAATTGCTACAGTATCAAGATCTCGTGGAAActcttgagcttttgaatcAATGGAAGAGCTTTGTTGGAACGGACATTAATTCTAGTCAATTTTCCGAATTCTGGAAATCGAAGGATTTGGAAAAGTCAATTCAAAAAACGATCCATAAATTACGAAATCTTATCAGTACCTGGTTCAAGGACGCagccacttcttcaatggaCGAAGAGCTGACCGAGATATATGAGGAATACCGAAACATCTACGTGCCTTATTTTATTATAGAGCTCTtacaagttcttcaacaatcaAGGCGAACAGATTGGAAATACATGCGCCAGGCGTTCAACTTGATTAATGAGATTGCCGATGATAGCGCAAATGACTACTTGCAGAGGTTCATCTCGTGCGGCAGATTGAACGAATTTGTTTGCTTGACTGGTGACATAGCTATTGTTGCCAGTGAAAAAGGATTGAAAGGTATATTTGCGTGA
- the FGR16 gene encoding U4/U6-U5 snRNP complex subunit: protein MDKRRAENKAYLIGPIVRHRIQDSLFYKEKLYLTNESSIVPVIVEHVHSVGGTDEAGRPSPFLCCLLRLLELEPSPAIIQLLLTQNGYKEFKYLTALALVYCRLVFDAKEMYALYDEYIKDYRKLRMQLKTPRFENDLPIHYKLVHMDEWVDMLVEEESVVDLTLPYIAPRKVYVEKGEAEVRVYGGDNDSEDDSYESDSD, encoded by the coding sequence ATGGACAAAAGAAGGGCGGAAAACAAGGCCTATTTGATTGGCCCAATCGTACGCCATCGCATCCAAGACTCCTTGTTCTACAAAGAGAAACTTTACCTTACCAACGAGTCGTCAATTGTGCCCGTAATAGTCGAGCACGTGCACTCTGTGGGTGGCACGGACGAAGCAGGCAGACCCAGTCCTTTTCTCTGCTGCCTACTACGGCTTCTCGAGTTGGAGCCTTCTCCTGCTATAATTCAGCTTCTTCTAACTCAGAATGGCTACAAAGAGTTCAAGTATCTCACTGCGTTGGCGCTAGTGTACTGCCGCTTAGTGTTTGATGCCAAAGAGATGTACGCTTTATACGATGAGTACATCAAGGACTATCGGAAGCTACGAATGCAATTGAAAACCCCAAGATTCGAGAACGATTTGCCCATCCACTACAAGTTGGTCCACATGGACGAGTGGGTGGATATGTTGGTGGAGGAAGAGAGCGTGGTGGACTTAACGCTCCCGTATATTGCACCAAGGAAGGTGTATGTGGAGAAGGGAGAGGCTGAAGTGAGGGTCTATGGTGGTGACAATGACAGCGAAGATGATAGTTACGAAAGTGATTCTGATTAG
- the ARL3 gene encoding Arf family GTPase ARL3, with the protein MFHLASSLYTQYSRREQYNVLILGLDNAGKTTFLEHIKLLYPSPNESSAQQNKRNASAGSSLTRNLQQPDNSSSSSKKEAADTVKILKGKRVLPTVGQNTTTVRYKPSEGATGTAASLKNINLKFWDLGGQRSLRSMWSRYYRSCHGIIFIIDSTDTDRFSECYETLMEIANDSSWKVDGGDSVNVPILMLANKQDLPQAVDLISLKTGVFIEVVSQLEATDSKLLPVSVLENQGIRESLEWLVTRLVYNKGNKKPEYR; encoded by the coding sequence ATGTTTCACCTTGCGCTGTCGCTATACACTCAATACAGCAGAAGAGAGCAGTACAACGTGCTTATCTTGGGGCTTGACAATGCCGGCAAAACAACGTTTCTCGAACACATTAAGCTCCTATACCCATCTCCCAATGAGAGTCTGGCGCAACAGAACAAGCGCAATGCTAGTGCTGGCTCGAGCTTGACGCGAAATTTGCAGCAGCCAGACAACTCTCTGAGCTCTagcaagaaggaagctGCTGATACGGTGAAAATCCTAAAGGGAAAGCGGGTGTTGCCTACAGTGGGTCAGAATACAACCACCGTACGTTACAAGCCTAGTGAAGGCGCTACGGGGACAGCTGCCAGTCTAAAGAACATTAACTTGAAATTCTGGGATTTGGGTGGCCAACGGTCTCTTCGAAGCATGTGGTCGAGGTACTATCGCTCGTGCCACGGCATTATATTTATCATTGACTCTACAGATACAGATCGGTTCTCTGAGTGCTACGAAACGCTCATGGAGATAGCAAACGATTCGCTGTGGAAAGTGGATGGAGGCGACAGTGTCAATGTGCCCATTCTCATGCTAGCGAACAAACAGGACTTGCCGCAGGCGGTAGacttgatttctttgaagacAGGGGTGTTCATAGAAGTGGTGAGTCAGTTGGAGGCCACAGACTCGAAATTACTTCCTGTATCTGTGCTAGAGAACCAGGGTATACGAGAGAGCTTGGAGTGGTTGGTGACGAGACTCGTGTACAACAAGGGAAACAAGAAACCCGAGTACAGGTAA